The Sesamum indicum cultivar Zhongzhi No. 13 linkage group LG2, S_indicum_v1.0, whole genome shotgun sequence genome contains a region encoding:
- the LOC105155493 gene encoding WUSCHEL-related homeobox 4, which produces MGIQGMKVHQFPRGFFDHEPPSLSLGCKRFRPLAPKLPTTTSAADDTLTAVTTTTFDLKSFIRPESGPRRVGSLDHQTKESAHQVEAAQPGGTRWNPTQEQIGILEMLYRSGMRTPNAQQIEQITAQLGKYGKIEGKNVFYWFQNHKARERQKQKRTSLGLSHSPRTPPSPFMTTTTTSLMLSTATGVRGEGSLSDNTPYKRKCRSWGFDGNSDEKNSRYNCTEEEEEEGQEDRTLKLFPLHPEGRS; this is translated from the exons ATGGGAATTCAAGGCATGAAGGTGCATCAGTTCCCACGAGGATTCTTCGATCACGAGCCCCCTTCTCTGTCCCTCGGCTGCAAGCGCTTCCGTCCCCTCGCCCCCAAGCTGCCCACCACCACTTCTGCCGCGGACGACACTCTTACCGCCGTCACCACCACCACTTTCGACCTCAAGAGCTTCATCAGGCCCGAAAGTGGCCCCAGAAGAGTTGGATCGTTGGATCATCAGACGAAAGAATCAGCTCATCAG GTTGAGGCCGCACAGCCAGGAGGGACGAGGTGGAATCCGACGCAAGAGCAAATAGGAATACTTGAAATGCTGTACAGAAGCGGAATGCGAACACCAAACGCTCAACAGATCGAGCAGATCACTGCCCAGCTGGGGAAGTACGGGAAGATCGAGGGTAAAAACGTGTTCTACTGGTTCCAAAACCACAAAGCACGGGAGAGGCAGAAGCAGAAGCGCACTAGTCTCGGCCTCAGCCACAGCCCAAGAACACCCCCTTCGCCATTCATGACCACTACTACTACTTCTCTCATGTTATCAACCGCTACg GGAGTTAGAGGGGAGGGATCATTATCGGACAACACACCGTACAAGAGAAAGTGCAGGTCATGGGGATTTGATGGAAACtcagatgaaaaaaatagcagATATAATTGTacagaagaagaggaagaagaagggCAAGAAGATAGGACACTCAAGCTCTTCCCTTTGCATCCTGAAGGAAGATCTTGA